The stretch of DNA CCGGCCAACATCGCCGCAATCGGAGCGGGCGCTTCACTGTAGGCATCGGGCAACCAGGTATGCATGGGAACCAAGCCCACCTTCGTGCCATAACCGACGAGCATGAAAATGAACGCCAGCTTGAGCACGTTCGGATCCAATTGGTTCGCCACGCCGATCAGCGCGGTCATGTTGAGCGCGGAGCTGGTATCGCCGAGGACCCGCACAGAAGAGTAATAGGTGAGCACGACTCCGAAAAGCGCGAGGGCGATGCCCACCGAACAGAGAATCAAATATTTCCAGCCTGCTTCGAGGGACTCGCGTCTACGGAAAAAGGCGATTAAGAAAGTCGTCGCCAGGGTGGTCCCCTCCAACGCCACCCACTGCACGCCGAGGCTGTTCGCCACCGTCGCTGCGACCATCGCAAACAGAAACATATGGAAGAGGAAATAAAAGTGACCGAGGCGCTTGGGGGCGATGACGCCCAGGGCGACTCGGTCGTCCATGTAGGACCACATGTACAGCGAACAGGACAAGCCGATCGCAGTGATAATCACGAGAATGAAGTCCGAGAGCGCATCCACGTAGACGAAGGCACCCAAGGTCGTGACTGATCCCTCGGCCAGCACCTGCCTCGTCAACGCCGTCTCGGCAACAGCCAGCGCCAGCATCGTCGCAAAATTCACGACGTGCAGCACCCGTGCCCGCTGGATCACCAGGCTGAGCAGTCCCGCGAGCACCGGCCCTGTCAGCAGGACGATCACCGACCACATGCAGCACCTACCCGCGGGACATCCGTCATCGAGGAATTCATTCCTTCAGCACCGTGAGCGTGCTGGTGTCCACGCTATCGAACGTATCCTGTAGCCGATGCGTGTAAATCCCGACGATCAGCCCGGCCACCAACACATCAAAGAACACACCCAATTCAACGATCAGCGGCATACCGTACGCGGCGGCCGTTGCGCCTAGGAACACCCCGTTTTCCATGACCAGGAAGCCGACCATCTGCGTAATCGCTTTCTGCCGGGCAATCATGGTGAAAAATCCGATCAAAATAATGGCCAGCGCAATGGCCAGGGAATCGCGCGTCAGCAGGTATCCGAGCGGAATGATGGGCTGCGTGATAAAGAAGGCGATGATCACCAACGCGCCGCAGATCAGCAGGCCCGCCGGAATGTTGATGTTCATCCCGAGTTCCCGGGACACATTTAATCGTTCGATGACCTTCCTGAGAATGCGAGGCAGGACGATCACTTTGATGACGACCGTTAAGGCTGCCGCGAAGTATATGTGCTTGTGCCCGGTCAGAAATGCGACGAGTGCGGCCGTCGCCGCCAGGAACGCCGACTGCACCGCAAAGAGATCCACGCAGGCGGAGAGTCGACGCTGCGCCACAATGGCAAAACAACAGAGCAACAACAGGACCGAGCAGAGGTCGACGAGTTGGGAGCCCAATTGGGTCGAAGCTGGCACCGTCTTACCTTTTTAATGTGTAAAAAAACACCAGCGCGAGCAACGATAGGATGAAAGCCGCGCCCAACATTTCCGGCACCCGGAACAACCGTAGCTTCGCGAACATCGATTCGATCACGCCGATCACAATGGCCAGGCCAGCCACTTTTCCGAGATACACCAGAAGACCGACGGCGATCGCCGATGGCGCCAGGCTCGTCGCGATGCCCCACGGGGCGAAGACATTCACGATCAGGGTCAAGAACACCAGCAACTTGATCCCGGCCGCCCATTCCATCAACGCCAGGTACCGCCCGGAATATTCGAGCAACATGGCCTCGTGGATCATCGTCAGCTCCAGGTGCGTTGCGGGGTTGTCCACCGGGACACGGCCCGTTTCCGCCAGCGTCACCATGAACAAGGCGGCCAACGCCATCAAATGCGCGGGCGGAGCCACGGCCATTCCTTCCATCAAGGCCGATTGGTGAACGATGGTGCTCAAATTTGTGGAGCCGGCTGTCAGTGCAATGGAGAGGATGGACAACATCATAGCCGGCTCGGCCAACGTCGCCACGATCGCCTCTCGGCTGCTGCCCATTCCGCCGAACGCCGACCCCGCATCGAGTCCGGCCAGAATCAGGAAGAAGGTCCCCAACGCCAGCAAATACACGAGCGCGATGATGTTCCCCGCAAAGTTCAACGGCGTGTGCGAAACAAACACCGGCATCAGCAGCCCCGCGGCCACCGTCGAGGCAAAGACGATGTACGGCGCCGCAGTAAAAATCCACGAGGTCGTCGAAGAGATCACCGGCTGCTTCCGAAAGAGCTTGGCCAGATCCGCATAGGGCTGGAAGAGACTCGCCCCACGTCGGCACTGCAGGCGTGCCTTCACCTTTCGGATCAGTCCAACGACCAACGGAGAGAAGGTCAACAACAGCGCCAGTTGAACGACGACCAAGAAGATGTGAACGATCGACTGCATGGTCCCCCGCCACTCACGGCTCGAACACCCGGACGCGACCTACGCGCGTGTGCTCTCGCCGCTCCCTACCCCGCCCATAACAACAACAGCACCAAGGTCACGAAAATGTAGGTCAGATACAGATGGAGGCTGCCGGCCTGAATAATGCGCAGGCGGTCCGCTGTCGCCAGCAGAAAGGCCACCACCGGCCGGTAGAGGTATTTCTCGAAGACCGGCTCAATGTGGGACTCGAACCGCTGATGCTTGATGAAATACTTCGATTGCTCCTGAAACTCCCGCTCCAGCTTCACCGTCGGCTGGTAGATGGTTTCAAAGACCTGCTTGATCGGTTGCGCAAAGCCGGTCGCGGTGTATTCCATGCGAGGCGTTAGATTCAGCCCGCACCCCCAGGTCTTGTAATAGCGCGCGTGCAATCCCTTTCCAAAATGCCGCGCCATCAGCAGACCCAACCCTCCTGCTCCGACCAGCAGCATGGCCAACACCGGCGTCGAGATGCTGGAAAACTCCACCGTCACCGGCGCCACGACCCAGCCGTCGAGCGCCAGCACCTCCTCACTGATGGCGACGCCCGTCAATGGAGCCGTGACCCGATCCAACAACGGGACGACCAACATAGGCGCCAACCCTAACACCACGCAGGCGCCTGCCAACAGGCCCATGCCCACCCGCATCGACCGGGGCACTTCCGTGGCCTGACGAGCATGGGTGCTGCGTGGCTGTGCCAGAAACGACATCCCGAAAGCCTTTGCAAAACACGCCAGCGCCAGCGCACCCGTCAGCGCCAGCATCGCGGCGGCAATCGGCAGCATCAACTTGAGAAACAGGGTGGGCAGCTGAAAGCTGAGAAACAGACTCTGAAAAACCAGCCACTCACTGACAAACCCGTTGGTGGGCGGAAGCGCCGCAATGGAGACGGCGCCGACCAGGAAAAAGGCCCCCGTCCAAGGCATGCGCCGAAGCAAGCCGCCATACTCCTCGATGTTCCTCGTGTGAGTGGCGAACTGCACCGCTCCGGCACCCAGAAACAACAGCGCCTTGAACACCGCGTGATTCAGGGTGTGATACAGACCGGCCAGCAATCCGAGCGCGGCCAGTTCATGCAAGCCATAGGTATGGAAGATCATCCCCGCGCCGATTCCCAGCAGAATGATCCCGATGTTCTCCACGCTGTGAAACGCCAGCAGGCTCTTCAGGTCATGTTCCATCAAGGCATACATGACGCCCAACAGCGCCGAGACTGTGCCGGCGACCAATAACGTGAAGCCCCACCACCAGGGAAATTCCCCCCCCATGAAATCGAAGCACACCCGGATCAATCCATAGATGGCGGTCTTAATCATGACTCCCGACATCAAGGCTGAGATGTGGGACGGGGCGGCGGGGTGCGCATAGGGCAGCCATACATGCAGCGGGACGATACCGGCCTTCGCGCCGAATCCGATCAACGTCGTGAAGAACGCGATCGATCGCAATCCCTCGGTAAGCTGCTGATCGTGGTGGCGAAACGCCTCGAAGGAGAAGGAGCCGGTTTCCTGAAAAAAGATCAAAAACGTCAGGATGATAAAAGCGGTCCCGACGTGCGTCATGATGAGATAGAACAACCCGGCCTCCCGGACACCGGGTTTCTCGTGCTCCGTCACCACCAGCACATAGGACAGCAGGGACATGACTTCCCAGAGGATCAGGAAGAAAAACCCATTGTCGGCCAGGACGACCAGGGTCATGGAGAGCAAGAATCCGTTCAGGAGAGAGCCCAACAATCCCACCGAGACGCGGCCGGAGAATTCGCCGACGTAGCCGAACGCGTAGATCGACGCGGCCAACCCCACCAGCGAGATGGTCAGGACGAAGAACGCCGCCAGCGGATCCAGGCGAAGGGCGAAGGTCAGGTGGGGAATGTTGGACTCGAGTGCGAGAGTCAGAGGAGCCGTTGCCAGCATCCCTGTGAGGCCTAGGACAATGCCGACACATCCCGCCCCCGCCGCAAACCCGTGTGCGACGAGGTTCTGAATCCTCGCCTTGCCAGGAAAACAGAGAGGAAGGATGGCGCCCGCCATGTAGATCGTCAACAGGCCGACGAGTAGAACGATCATCGTTGCAGTAAGAACCTCAAAGCGTATCCCCCGTCACCGGATACATTCAGCCTTCACCGGCCGGCACGATCGTCCTTGGCCATGCGTCGACCGCAGCATCGCTCTCAGCGACTGACCGTTGACGATGGACCTGTGCCGTCCTCCCGTTTTAGTGCTCCTGCTTGTGGATCATCGGGTCGATTTCTTGCTTTGTTTCCTCAAGCACGTTGTAGCGATTGTACGGATGCTCCATCACCTCGTTGGCATAGAGCCGCCCCGTCGGGGCCGGGACCACGATATTCGCCTCCACCGCCCCCTTCGGACCGATCGTGACGGTTTGCTCGGTCGCGGTACGAATGTACGGATGCCAGACCACCAGCTGGTAGGTCCCGGGGGGCACATCGGTCAAGGTGAACCGGCCCTGTTCATCCGTCTTGGCAAAGTAGGGATTGGTGACAGCCAGTCCCCAACTCTCCATATACGCATGGAAGCCGCATTGCATGACGAAGATCCGGCGGCCTTTGCTGAGTTTCACCAACTCTTTCATCGGCGGACCGGCCATGTGTTTGTGATACATCCCGGCATCGCTGCGATCCTTGAGGTTACGGGGGTGCGCCGGATTCATCGGCAGCGGCACATTAAACAGCACCCGCGCACCCAGACGCGACGTTTCATAGGCTTGGATGTCGTGCATGACCGGGTCCATGTTAACGACCGTGACCGATTGATCGTCACGCACGACGGTGGTGAACGGTTCGAACAGGCAATCTTTTGCGTCGATTTGCGGCACGCCCCCTTCGTGGAAGGGTTTGCCCTTGTCGATCCCTTCAAGATAGACCACGACGTCGCGAAACTCGCCCGCAGGCCCGACCTGAAATGGCTGCAGAATGCGCCACCCTTGCCCGTCCGAAATGCGCCCGCAATAAAATTGGTCCGGCAAGGTTGTGAGGTTGTAGCCTTTCGGCTTGGGAACCGTTCCCTCCAGCATGACCGTCCCCGTGAGGGTACCGCCGTCCGTCACTGTCGTTCCCTCGTAGGCCTGCGCGGGGCAATTCACCCCAGCCAGCACAGCACACATGACCGCCACTAGATATCGCATGACATATCCTCTTTTGCTGAAGGTAGATATCAGGTTTGTCACCCGAAGCCCGACGAACAATGCGCGTGTTTCTATCAATGAACCGAATCCACAATGCGCTGAATGGTATTCGTGGTCAAGTCCCTGATCAGAATGTGCGCCGCCTCGCCGAGGCTCACGGTGTCCCGCCACGTGCCTTCGCGGGTCCCACAGACACACGCTGCAGAAGCCGTCTCGATTTCATTCTCGCTAGACGGGATATCGTCGTTGCACCGGAACGGCGGCCCGCGCATGCATCCATCGAACGGCGCAACCATTGATGAAAAAACGATCGTACACCGCCGTCAAAAAATCATGCCCTCTCCCAGGAGGAACCAATCGACCGTCCCACCCCCTGACTCCCTGATGAAGCAACGCACTCAACCCGGCATTACTACTCAAGACCACCCGGCTGGCAGGATCGATCCAGATGAGCGCGGTCGCACCGCGCAGGTATTGCACCACCACGACGCCTGTATCGTTCACAATAGGCTTCACGCTCCTTGTTCCTCTCCGTTCACCATTTTGACCAGACCATTGCCGCCCACGCCGCGTACGCTTCCGGTCAACTCATCGCCCCTGCCGTGAGTCCATTCGATCGCGTGCCACCACGTCGGCCGGCGCGCGCTTAGCTAGGCGACTGTAACGGACGGCCTGCCTGCTGACGACAGCGCGCCACTCCTTCGCGCGCCTTGAGGCTGTTCGGATCACGGGTCAGCAGCGTTTGCCAATGGGACAAGGCCTCCTCCGGTTGCTCCAACCGCTCCAATAACGTCGCTAATTCGCACCGCGCCCCGACATCGGTCGGACACACGGTCAGCGCATCTTGCAGGCGCCCGATTCGCCCGAGCCATTCCTCGCTCGAGACGGAGTGCAAGGAAGCTTGTGATTTTGCGGAACGTGCACCGTTCGCCGACATGCGCAGACTCCTATATGGCTGTATAATCGACTTCCCGCTCTGTCAGGCACGTTCCATCGGCGAGTCACAGGCCCCTCGGCGATCCATTCCGCATTCCACTTGCGCCTCCCGGCGACAGGCTTCTGTGAGCGGATTGCGCGCCCTCAGGAAAGCGGGTCCTGGAAAAGCGCAACAAGGGCCATCACGATGACCGAGAGGACGGAAACCGTAAGCGCTGTTTCTGAAACCCCGGCAGCCGCAAACCCTACGAGACACCCGCCGGCCAGGATCTTCTCGAACAGAGGAACTTTGTCGGGACTTCTATTCGACACCACTCCCTCCATCCACGGAAATCGATCCCCTGAACATCAGCCACAGCACCTGCCTTGCGAGTGTTTGCGCTCCTCGCCTCGCAGGAGCACATAATCGCGTCACTCGCCACGTCTACTTGCTGTGCAGTCCCGAATGCTCCATGGGCATTTGCACGAGGCATGCCGAGAGCCAACACCGCCCTTCTAAGGGCGTTACTCCATCAGAAAGTGGTTATTTATGCTCTCTTTGCTGAACTGCCCTGCCTCGGACCGACGTATGCACGCTCTCGGCGTGCAAGAATTGCAGGTGTTGGCCGGATACTCAGGATACCGAGGAAGAGGAGCTGCACTTCTTGCAGAGTGCGGGACAGATGCGGGAGGTACACGCGGCAACCACGCCTTCACCCGACAGAGAGGCCACTACCGCGAGAGTCTGAACATCCCGGCGGGCAGACGAGTAGGGGGGCACGGTCATGAGAGAACGGAGGCGAGGCTTAGCCGCGGATACCGTATTCTTTGATCTTGTACTGCAACGCGCGAAGACTGATGCCAAGAAGTTTCGCCGCTTTTTCGCGATGATTCGTGACTTCAGCCAAGGTTCGTTGAATGACATCCCGTTCGATCTGCTCCAATGACATCCCCAGCGTCACGAGCATCGTACGGGCATCCTCCTTACTGGCTTGGATCTCTTCGGGAAGATGTTCGGATTGAATGGTGGCATCCTTTACTGTCACCACTAGCCGCTCCATGAGATTCCGGAGCTGGCGAATATTCCCGGGCCACGCATAGAGACGAAGCGACCGCATCGCATCGCGCGACACCTCCTTTGGTTCACGGCGATATTGGGCCGAGAACGCGGTCAAAAACTGAATCACGAGCAGCGGGATATCCTCGGAGCGCGCACGCAACGGCGGCAGGTGGATCGGAACGACATTGAGTCGATAGTAGAGGTCCTCGCGAAAATCGCCCTGCTTGACAGCCTCCTCCAGATTGCGGTTCGTGGCGGCAATGATCCGAGCATCGACGCTAATCACCTTCGTTCCACCCAGGCGCCTGAATTCCTTTGTCTCCAACACGCGCAGAAAATCCACCTGTGATTTCAGCGACAGCTCGCCCACCTCATCCAGCAGCAGCGTACCTTCATGCGCGAGCTCGAATCGCCCCAACTTCGTCGTCATCGCCCCGGTAAACGCGCCCTTGTCGTAGCCGAACAGTTCGCTTTCAAACAGATTCTCCGGCAACGCACCACAGTTCAGCGTGATGAACGGTCCATTCGCGCGAGCACTCCGATGATGGATGGCCCGGGCGACCAGCTCCTTCCCCGTGCCGCTTTCTCCCGTCAACAATACTGTGACGTCGCTCTCGGCCACCATCTCAACCAGGTCATACACGCGCCGCAGCGGCTCGCTCTCACCCACCATTTGATCGAAGCGGGTGCGTGTTTCGAGGTGGCTCCTAAGCTGCCTGTTCTCGCTCGCCAGCGCATGACGCTCAAGCGCCTTCTCCACCACGAAGGGGAACCGCTCACGATCGATGGGCTTGGTGAGGTAATCGTATGCGCCGCAGCGCATCGCTTCCACTGCCGTATCGATCGATCCATAGGCCGTCATCACCACAACTTCCGTATCCGGCCACTTTCCCTTCAGGCGTCGAAGGAACTCCATGCCGCCCATCCCCGGCATCTTCAGATCGGTCATTACGAGATCCGCGGCGGTAGCCTCAAGCTGCTCCAGGGCTTCTTCTCCCGTCCCGGCTCCGCGCACACGGTGACCTTTCTTTTCAAGCAACGTCACCAACGCGCCGCGGATATTGACCTCATCGTCTACGACGAGGATGTCGGCGCCTGGGGTCACGATGTCACCGCCACACGCTGCTGTTCATCGACCGCAACTGGAAATTGCAGCACCACTGTAGTCCCACTCCCCGGCACGCTCGACACCTGAATGGTCCCGCCATGATCCTGCATGATCCGGTAGGCGATGGCGAGGCCGAGCCCGGTTCCACTGGACTTGGTCGTATAGAACGGCTCGAAGAGGCGCGGCAGGTCGCCCGGCTCAATACCGATGCCCGTGTCACTCACTTCAATCACCACCCAGCGATTCCCCTCCCCTGTGCGTGGTTCCGCCGTGATACGGCATCTCCCGCCGTTGGGCATGGCGTGAAAGGCGTTGACGACGATATTGACCAATACCTGGCTGATTTGTGTCTCGTCGCCCAACACCGGAGGAATATCCAAGCCCACGTGTTGCTCCAGATCGATCCGGCGCTCCTCCGCTTCGAACTGCATGAGCGCCATGATGTGCGCCATCAGGGCAGGCAAATCAACCGCATGGAGGCCGATGACACCGGGCCGCGCAAATTTCATGAAATTGTCGAGAATCACCGAGAGACGCCGGCACTCGGCATTCAACACCTGAAGATAATGCGCGGCATGTTTCGCCGCTCCCCCTTGCTCCGTGAATTCTTCTTCAAGGAGATGCAGATTCAAATCGATGGCACTCAGCGGATTGCGCAACTCATGCGCCACCCCGGCAGACAAGGTATGCAACGCCGCCAGCTTTTCGGCAACCCGGACTCTCCGTTCAAGAGCCAACCATTCCGTCACATCCTGCGCCTGAAGGATCACGCCGGCCGATTGCCCCTCATCACCGGTCAATTCAGCGGTGCTGACGCGGATAGTATGTGGTGTACGATCGCGATGTTCATAAGGCAGATCCCGCTGACTCATGTAGACATGCGACCGCAACGCCGCATCGAGCGCCCCGCGAATAGGATTTCCCTCCGTAAACACCAATTCGTACGAATAGCCCAGCATGTCGATCGACGCACGCTTCAGGACCGTTTCCGCCGAGGGATTAATGGCCGTAATAATGCCCCGACGATTCAACGTCAGCACGCCGGTCGGAATGCTCTGGAGAATGTGGCGCGCCAGCCCTTTCACTTCTTCCAGGGTTCGAATGGTGCTGTCATAGTGCAGAAACGTGATGACCGCGGTGATCCCGATCGCGCTCACCAGAAAGACAATGAGGGCGACCAGCATCAAATCGCGACGCGACTGCCACAGCGCGGGAAACAAATCCGTGGGAACCGTCTTGCCTTGAGTGACGCCCTGCAGGAGCAGTTTCTCCTGCTCCAGACTGAAGAGCAGAATGACCGCCACGACCAACGCCAACATCAGCAGGACGGCTGCGATCAACCGATAGGGAGCTCTCCGGAGGAAGGCGGCTTCGGGAATTGGCCTAAACATACCTCTGTCCTACAGGAAGATTCGAGCAGGGTCGCATGCTACCACGCAGGACTGAGGCTGTATAGCCGAACGCGCGGCTGCCGGGACAGACTCAACGCCCGGCGACACTCACCCCAGCATGACGCGGCGATCGACATATTCTCCGATGGAAGGATCGTTGGTGACGAAGATCACCGACCACGCTTCCTCCTTTGAGCAAAGTCGCCGCAGCAGAATCTGCCTCAGATCCGGTTCCATGTTATGTAACGTCCCATCGAAGATGAGCAATTGCGGCCGCGTCACGATCGCACGGGCGACGAGGATGCGCAGAATCTGACTCTTCGTGAAGAGCTTTCCTCCTGCCAGAGCCTGGGTTTCCAGGCCGCGCGACCATCTATCGGCATCATCCTCCAATCCCGTAAACCTCAGCGCCCAGCGAAGGTCTTCGAATTTGACCGACGGCCGTCCGAGTGAGATATTTTCCTCCAGCGTCCCTCCGAACAACGTCAGATGCGAATCGAGGACCAGCGCACGAGCGGCATTGATCTCCTCCATGGTCATCTCGCGGAGATCCACATCGTTGAATCGAATCACCCCGGCGGTCGGGCGAGACAGACCGGCCAGCAACAGGGCGAGGGTGGATTTCCCCGTGCTGGTCGAGGAAATGACCGCCACCTTTTCTCCGGGCACCACCTCTAGATTGAACCCCTCAATGACCGGTGGGGAGTTGGGATAGGCAAACGCGGCATTTTTACACGTCACACGAAGACCGTGGATCGCGGGATCGGCCAACCGCGCGAGCGACGCCTCTTCTGTGACATCGTCTTTGGGAAGGGAGAAAACCCGTGTCAGCTCGTCGAACGAAGTCAGGATATAGGTGACGGCGTACATTCGACGCGTCACCGTATCGAGATTGAGCAGGAGTGTGCCGACAATGACTTCGGCGGCCACAAACTGCCCGAGCGTGATCTGTCCAACCGACAGCAGCCACCCGCCCATGCCGATCATGCTGCTGTGACACACCGCCTCCCAGATCACCGTGCTGACGTACTGACGCCAGGTCAACACGCCGGAGCGGGCTCGTCTCGCCGACAAGTACGAATCCAGCAGCCGATCGGTTTTACTGAGCAACAAGGGCGCGCTCTGGGTGGCCTTGAAATGCAGGCGATTTTGCGCGATATCCTGCATCCAGGTCATGAGATCGTAATGGAGTTGCGAGACCGTCTGCGTCGCTTGAACGCCTCCTCGCGCGGACATGAATTGCACCAGCCCAAACCCGCCGATCAGAAACGCGTTGTAGACGAGGAAGTTCGGATGATAGACGACTAGGATGAGCATCCCGGTCGCACCGGAAATCACCACGTTGATCAGGTCGACCAGCACAACCACCACCGCGCGCGGCAATAATTCCGCTTCTCCGAAGTAGTTCGCGTAGCTGGGCACGAACACGTCTTCCCGCACCCGAGGCAGATGTTCCGTCATGGCGATCGCGATACGGGTATAGAGACGCTGAAAAAGTATTTCCGTCGCGCTCGTCTGAAAGACCCGAAAGAACCCGATGAAGAGCAGCCCGATCAGAATGATCAATGCGAGGGTCACAATCATGACCGGCTGGATCGAAATGGCGAAGCTATTGACGAGTTCCTGAACGGTCAGAGGAACGACCAGCGAGAAGAGAGCAATGGCCAAGGCGTAGGAGACGATGAGCATGAGAATGCGCTGTTCGAGGCCGATCACAAACGCAAGCCGGGACACCTCTGCCCACAGGGTGCTGCGAACCGGCTTCAGCTGTAGATTGGGGCCAGGCATGAGAGCCTCCTAATCACGCGCATGCATTCGTCGCGAGGCGAGACAACCATCCGCACTCAGAGGACGGGCGCCACACAGACGGGTGTGTCGGTGTGGTGTCGCATGCCTACCGAGAAATCCTCTCCGTCAACGCCGGAGCCTCCTTCATTCGCATGCCCTCTCTCATTCGTGCCCAGGAATGACTGAACTCGCGCGCACAGGCGTCTCAGCCTCCCTCAGGAGCGACCACGTCTGCTGCCATCTCATTCGCTCCAGGCACGTTTCGCACAGGAGCAGCTTGCTCCACTGATCGAAAATCAGGCGAGCGTTGGTTCGAGCACATTGCTCGCAAGGATGATCCGTCTGATCCATAGATTCCGGTTCCTATCCAGATGCAGGCATGTTGAGGGACGCAATTACCCTGCCGTTTCGTCAAAGCAACTCTTGTGCCTTTCTACCCAGGCCATACAATGTATTGGATCTATACGCGGTTGACCCTATAGAAGGACCAGGCTGCATCGCCGCCGCGCTTCCCCAGCGAGCACTCCGGAGATGGCTCTGCAAAAATTGCATGCCGTGTTATCGCAGGAATGTCGTCGCGAGCGAGCGCCTACCGGGATTACTTAGGTGCGACTGCCAGCAGGCACCAGAGACGGCGCATGCCGGATTTTTGATCGGTCACCGCTTGGCCAGAGAAGAAACTTTGTTGCCAGGCGACGATGTCATCGGTGGGATGGGGTGTTGCCGTCCAATAGATGCCGGACCGAATATTGCGAAACGGATGCCCCTGCGGAAGCGAGGGATCCTGTTGATCCAAATCCACCAGCGTCTTGATTTCGTCGATGCTCGGAGCGCGCCAGCCCTGTCGGCCACCGACTGTTTTGGTGGCACAACGGGCGACTGAGCGATCCCACACATCGAAGATATAATCCGGTTCACGCTCCCAGGTCAGCCCGCTCACCACATCCTTCACCGCCTGGCCGTCCAGCTCCAGAACGAACCGTGACGTACCCTCTTCGGCTTGGACAAGCCCCGGCGTGAAACCGACACAGAGCCCGATCAGGCAGGCTGCACTTCGAACGAGCCTAGGCAAGGTGAGCATAGTCCGGCAGTGTGCCCGATGTGTCCGATCTTTTCAAGGATGGGCGCCGCAGCTACCAATCCAGTCGCCGGTATTGGCGATGCAGGAGCATTGCGCCCCAGACCAACGCGAGTACCATCAACGCCGTCCCAATGCCGTAGGACAGTTTCGCTAGACCATGATCGTACTGTAACCATCCGAGCATGGTGAGC from Nitrospira sp. encodes:
- a CDS encoding carboxypeptidase-like regulatory domain-containing protein; translation: MRYLVAVMCAVLAGVNCPAQAYEGTTVTDGGTLTGTVMLEGTVPKPKGYNLTTLPDQFYCGRISDGQGWRILQPFQVGPAGEFRDVVVYLEGIDKGKPFHEGGVPQIDAKDCLFEPFTTVVRDDQSVTVVNMDPVMHDIQAYETSRLGARVLFNVPLPMNPAHPRNLKDRSDAGMYHKHMAGPPMKELVKLSKGRRIFVMQCGFHAYMESWGLAVTNPYFAKTDEQGRFTLTDVPPGTYQLVVWHPYIRTATEQTVTIGPKGAVEANIVVPAPTGRLYANEVMEHPYNRYNVLEETKQEIDPMIHKQEH
- the hyfB gene encoding hydrogenase 4 subunit B; this translates as MIVLLVGLLTIYMAGAILPLCFPGKARIQNLVAHGFAAGAGCVGIVLGLTGMLATAPLTLALESNIPHLTFALRLDPLAAFFVLTISLVGLAASIYAFGYVGEFSGRVSVGLLGSLLNGFLLSMTLVVLADNGFFFLILWEVMSLLSYVLVVTEHEKPGVREAGLFYLIMTHVGTAFIILTFLIFFQETGSFSFEAFRHHDQQLTEGLRSIAFFTTLIGFGAKAGIVPLHVWLPYAHPAAPSHISALMSGVMIKTAIYGLIRVCFDFMGGEFPWWWGFTLLVAGTVSALLGVMYALMEHDLKSLLAFHSVENIGIILLGIGAGMIFHTYGLHELAALGLLAGLYHTLNHAVFKALLFLGAGAVQFATHTRNIEEYGGLLRRMPWTGAFFLVGAVSIAALPPTNGFVSEWLVFQSLFLSFQLPTLFLKLMLPIAAAMLALTGALALACFAKAFGMSFLAQPRSTHARQATEVPRSMRVGMGLLAGACVVLGLAPMLVVPLLDRVTAPLTGVAISEEVLALDGWVVAPVTVEFSSISTPVLAMLLVGAGGLGLLMARHFGKGLHARYYKTWGCGLNLTPRMEYTATGFAQPIKQVFETIYQPTVKLEREFQEQSKYFIKHQRFESHIEPVFEKYLYRPVVAFLLATADRLRIIQAGSLHLYLTYIFVTLVLLLLWAG
- a CDS encoding tetratricopeptide repeat protein gives rise to the protein MSANGARSAKSQASLHSVSSEEWLGRIGRLQDALTVCPTDVGARCELATLLERLEQPEEALSHWQTLLTRDPNSLKAREGVARCRQQAGRPLQSPS
- a CDS encoding NADH-quinone oxidoreductase subunit H, which gives rise to MQSIVHIFLVVVQLALLLTFSPLVVGLIRKVKARLQCRRGASLFQPYADLAKLFRKQPVISSTTSWIFTAAPYIVFASTVAAGLLMPVFVSHTPLNFAGNIIALVYLLALGTFFLILAGLDAGSAFGGMGSSREAIVATLAEPAMMLSILSIALTAGSTNLSTIVHQSALMEGMAVAPPAHLMALAALFMVTLAETGRVPVDNPATHLELTMIHEAMLLEYSGRYLALMEWAAGIKLLVFLTLIVNVFAPWGIATSLAPSAIAVGLLVYLGKVAGLAIVIGVIESMFAKLRLFRVPEMLGAAFILSLLALVFFYTLKR
- a CDS encoding ATP-binding protein, which encodes MFRPIPEAAFLRRAPYRLIAAVLLMLALVVAVILLFSLEQEKLLLQGVTQGKTVPTDLFPALWQSRRDLMLVALIVFLVSAIGITAVITFLHYDSTIRTLEEVKGLARHILQSIPTGVLTLNRRGIITAINPSAETVLKRASIDMLGYSYELVFTEGNPIRGALDAALRSHVYMSQRDLPYEHRDRTPHTIRVSTAELTGDEGQSAGVILQAQDVTEWLALERRVRVAEKLAALHTLSAGVAHELRNPLSAIDLNLHLLEEEFTEQGGAAKHAAHYLQVLNAECRRLSVILDNFMKFARPGVIGLHAVDLPALMAHIMALMQFEAEERRIDLEQHVGLDIPPVLGDETQISQVLVNIVVNAFHAMPNGGRCRITAEPRTGEGNRWVVIEVSDTGIGIEPGDLPRLFEPFYTTKSSGTGLGLAIAYRIMQDHGGTIQVSSVPGSGTTVVLQFPVAVDEQQRVAVTS
- a CDS encoding sigma-54 dependent transcriptional regulator; the encoded protein is MTPGADILVVDDEVNIRGALVTLLEKKGHRVRGAGTGEEALEQLEATAADLVMTDLKMPGMGGMEFLRRLKGKWPDTEVVVMTAYGSIDTAVEAMRCGAYDYLTKPIDRERFPFVVEKALERHALASENRQLRSHLETRTRFDQMVGESEPLRRVYDLVEMVAESDVTVLLTGESGTGKELVARAIHHRSARANGPFITLNCGALPENLFESELFGYDKGAFTGAMTTKLGRFELAHEGTLLLDEVGELSLKSQVDFLRVLETKEFRRLGGTKVISVDARIIAATNRNLEEAVKQGDFREDLYYRLNVVPIHLPPLRARSEDIPLLVIQFLTAFSAQYRREPKEVSRDAMRSLRLYAWPGNIRQLRNLMERLVVTVKDATIQSEHLPEEIQASKEDARTMLVTLGMSLEQIERDVIQRTLAEVTNHREKAAKLLGISLRALQYKIKEYGIRG
- a CDS encoding hydrogenase is translated as MPASTQLGSQLVDLCSVLLLLCCFAIVAQRRLSACVDLFAVQSAFLAATAALVAFLTGHKHIYFAAALTVVIKVIVLPRILRKVIERLNVSRELGMNINIPAGLLICGALVIIAFFITQPIIPLGYLLTRDSLAIALAIILIGFFTMIARQKAITQMVGFLVMENGVFLGATAAAYGMPLIVELGVFFDVLVAGLIVGIYTHRLQDTFDSVDTSTLTVLKE